In one Chloroflexota bacterium genomic region, the following are encoded:
- a CDS encoding undecaprenyl-phosphate glucose phosphotransferase — MRKHSWRRLASRVALDASLINVAIFLAWYLRYELEFTPSLGEGFFYQSYAAYLPLALAMTVLCIAVFRFEGLYAPIRGRRFLDELYTLINGSTTALLVVMAFTFFIRPLVYSRAVYVYATLFIVVLLAVSRAAERLRRARQQQRGIGVDRVLVVGAGEVGRAMIRNIVAQPDLGYQIVGFVDDDPERGCTDIGRIKALGPSDNLRWLLRDYNVDEVIITLPWTARQKIIAIMELCQRVGVTTKVVPDLFQLSLSRVAIDDVGGVPLINVREPSLGAVDSVVKRVMDLCLGGIFFLCAVPVMLAIALSIKLDSRGPIIFAQKRVGRGGRPFTTYKFRSMRLGAEEELAQLNRLNEADGPLFKIRNDPRRTRVGGWIRRTSLDELPQLLNVLRGEMSLVGPRPPLVTEVAQYEDWHKRRLEVAPGITGLSQVSGRSELTFDESVMLDIYYIENWSPWLDVWILFKTVPTVLSARGAY; from the coding sequence ATGCGTAAACATAGCTGGCGTCGGCTTGCCTCACGCGTCGCGCTCGATGCGTCGCTCATTAACGTCGCGATTTTTCTCGCGTGGTATTTGCGGTACGAACTCGAGTTCACGCCGTCGCTCGGCGAAGGATTTTTCTACCAGTCCTACGCGGCGTACTTGCCGCTCGCACTCGCGATGACCGTGTTGTGCATCGCCGTATTCCGATTCGAGGGCTTGTACGCGCCGATTCGCGGACGGCGTTTTCTCGACGAACTGTACACGCTCATCAACGGCTCGACGACCGCGTTGCTCGTCGTGATGGCGTTCACCTTTTTCATTCGCCCGCTCGTCTACTCGCGCGCGGTCTACGTGTACGCGACCTTGTTCATCGTCGTCCTGCTCGCGGTCTCGCGCGCCGCCGAACGACTTCGGCGCGCGCGCCAACAACAACGCGGCATCGGCGTGGATCGCGTGCTCGTGGTCGGCGCGGGCGAGGTCGGGCGCGCGATGATTCGCAACATCGTCGCGCAACCCGACCTGGGTTATCAGATCGTCGGCTTTGTGGACGACGACCCCGAACGCGGCTGCACCGATATCGGGCGCATCAAGGCGCTCGGACCCAGCGACAACCTGCGGTGGCTCTTGCGCGATTACAATGTGGATGAAGTGATCATCACGCTGCCGTGGACCGCGCGCCAAAAAATTATTGCGATCATGGAACTGTGCCAACGCGTCGGCGTCACGACCAAGGTCGTGCCTGACCTGTTCCAACTGTCGCTCAGCCGCGTCGCGATTGACGACGTGGGCGGCGTGCCGCTCATCAACGTGCGCGAGCCGAGTCTGGGCGCGGTTGACTCGGTGGTCAAGCGCGTGATGGATTTGTGCCTGGGCGGGATTTTTTTCCTCTGCGCCGTGCCGGTGATGCTCGCCATCGCGCTTTCCATCAAACTCGATTCGCGCGGACCCATCATCTTTGCGCAGAAACGCGTGGGACGCGGCGGACGCCCATTCACGACGTACAAGTTTCGTTCGATGCGATTGGGCGCGGAAGAAGAATTGGCGCAACTCAACCGCCTCAACGAAGCGGACGGACCGCTGTTCAAAATTCGTAACGATCCGCGCCGCACGCGCGTGGGCGGGTGGATTCGCCGGACGAGTCTCGACGAATTACCGCAACTGCTCAACGTACTGCGCGGCGAAATGAGTCTCGTCGGTCCGCGTCCGCCGCTCGTCACCGAAGTGGCGCAATACGAGGACTGGCACAAGCGCCGCTTGGAAGTCGCGCCAGGCATTACGGGGCTATCGCAAGTGAGTGGGCGCAGTGAATTGACGTTCGACGAAAGTGTGATGCTCGATATTTACTACATCGAGAATTGGTCGCCCTGGCTCGATGTGTGGATTTTGTTCAAGACCGTGCCGACCGTGCTTTCGGCGCGAGGAGCGTACTGA
- a CDS encoding thymidine phosphorylase translates to MLATDIIAKKRDGHALTQDEINFFIQGFTRGEIPDYQAAAWAMAVYLRGMNSEETTALTLAMAHSGEVLDLTPIFPRVLDKHSSGGVGDKTTIVVAPLVASLGLPIGKMSGRGLGFSGGTLDKLEAIPGFHADLNTDEFITQLKTHGIVVSGQTHDLAPADGKLYALRDVTGTVASLPLIASSIMSKKIAAGAHIIVLDVKVGSGAFMKTEQDAVALAELMVQIGHLAGRRVAAVIGDMNQPLGHAVGNALEVIEALETLHGRGPHDFIAHCLEVSAQMVLLANAARDESDARAQVERALADGRALKKFGEWIAGQGGDARVANDYAILPRAPILADVFAPRDGFIASINAEEIGLTVVGLGGGRAKKGAPIDYAVGVECQAKVGARVSRGEPLVTLHARDRASFEVAAQRLLAAYTFSDTPPALPPVVHRVIK, encoded by the coding sequence ATGCTCGCTACAGACATCATCGCCAAGAAACGCGATGGACATGCACTCACACAAGACGAAATAAATTTTTTCATCCAAGGATTCACGCGCGGCGAGATTCCCGATTATCAAGCCGCGGCGTGGGCAATGGCAGTGTACCTGCGCGGAATGAACAGCGAGGAAACCACCGCGCTCACGCTCGCGATGGCGCATTCAGGCGAGGTGCTCGACCTTACGCCGATTTTTCCGCGTGTGCTCGACAAGCATTCGAGCGGCGGTGTCGGCGACAAGACGACGATTGTCGTCGCGCCGCTCGTCGCGTCGCTCGGCTTGCCGATTGGTAAAATGTCCGGACGCGGGCTGGGTTTTTCCGGCGGCACGCTCGACAAACTCGAAGCCATCCCAGGTTTTCACGCGGACTTGAATACGGATGAATTCATCACGCAGTTAAAAACGCATGGCATCGTCGTCAGCGGGCAGACGCACGACCTTGCGCCGGCGGATGGCAAATTGTACGCGTTGCGCGATGTGACCGGCACGGTCGCGTCGCTCCCGCTCATCGCCAGTTCGATCATGAGCAAAAAGATCGCGGCGGGCGCGCACATTATCGTGCTCGATGTCAAGGTCGGCAGCGGCGCGTTTATGAAGACGGAGCAAGATGCGGTTGCGCTCGCCGAGTTGATGGTGCAGATCGGGCATCTCGCCGGGCGACGCGTCGCCGCGGTGATCGGCGACATGAACCAGCCGCTCGGTCATGCGGTCGGCAATGCGCTCGAAGTGATCGAGGCATTGGAAACACTCCACGGACGCGGACCACACGATTTCATCGCCCATTGCTTGGAAGTGTCCGCGCAAATGGTGTTGCTCGCCAATGCGGCGCGCGATGAAAGCGACGCGCGCGCTCAGGTCGAGCGTGCGCTCGCGGATGGTCGCGCGTTGAAAAAATTTGGCGAGTGGATTGCCGGGCAAGGCGGCGACGCGCGCGTAGCGAATGACTATGCGATTCTGCCGCGCGCGCCGATCCTCGCGGATGTGTTCGCGCCGCGCGATGGATTTATCGCGAGCATCAACGCCGAGGAAATCGGCTTGACGGTTGTGGGACTCGGCGGCGGTCGCGCGAAAAAAGGCGCGCCGATTGATTACGCTGTCGGCGTCGAATGTCAAGCCAAGGTCGGCGCGCGCGTATCACGCGGCGAGCCGCTCGTCACCCTCCACGCGCGTGACCGCGCGAGTTTCGAGGTTGCCGCGCAGCGATTGCTCGCGGCGTACACGTTCAGCGACACGCCGCCGGCATTGCCGCCGGTCGTGCATCGCGTCATCAAATAG
- a CDS encoding glycosyltransferase family 4 protein: protein MRTVNVNAKQIGLNAHLLNLSGNYRSAGINWYIYHLLRNLPRTDDLAYTVFLSEPRARETWDRLSLVRSRLPTHQPVARIFWEQFIQPFELRRARVDLLHALAFAGPHGIAIPWVVTVYDLSFIRYPQSFNTANRLYLTWAVRDAVRRANRVIAISESTKRDLVNLFGIAASQVSVVYCGTDPLFSPTPNSLHPSPTMPEKMILYVGTLEPRKNVARLIRAFARAKRAAHLPHKLALIGARGWKHTDVNAAIEAENVRDDVILPGYVPTDDLPNWYRAAELFVYPSRYEGFGMPPLEAMACGTPVVTTNASSLPEVVGDAALQVSPDDDDALADAITRALTDRALREQMRARGLARAAQFSWTRAGNETAAIYRALLAEGARDA, encoded by the coding sequence ATGAGAACTGTGAACGTGAACGCCAAACAGATCGGACTCAACGCGCATCTCCTCAACCTGTCCGGCAATTATCGCAGCGCCGGCATCAACTGGTATATCTATCATCTTTTGCGGAATCTCCCGCGCACCGACGACCTCGCCTACACTGTTTTTCTCAGCGAGCCACGCGCAAGAGAAACCTGGGATCGCCTGTCGCTCGTTCGCTCGCGCCTGCCCACGCACCAACCGGTCGCGCGGATTTTTTGGGAGCAATTCATTCAGCCATTCGAGCTGCGCCGCGCGCGCGTGGATTTACTGCACGCGCTCGCGTTCGCCGGTCCGCATGGCATCGCGATTCCCTGGGTCGTGACCGTGTACGATCTAAGTTTCATCCGCTATCCGCAATCGTTCAATACCGCGAATCGCCTGTACCTCACCTGGGCAGTGCGCGATGCCGTGCGCCGCGCGAATCGCGTGATCGCGATTTCCGAAAGCACCAAGCGCGACCTCGTCAACTTGTTTGGCATCGCGGCAAGCCAGGTCAGCGTCGTCTATTGTGGAACCGACCCGCTGTTTTCGCCAACCCCTAACTCGCTTCACCCATCACCCACCATGCCGGAAAAAATGATTTTGTACGTCGGCACGCTCGAACCGCGTAAAAATGTCGCGCGCCTGATTCGCGCGTTCGCGCGCGCGAAACGCGCGGCGCATCTGCCGCACAAACTCGCGCTCATCGGCGCGCGCGGCTGGAAACACACCGACGTGAACGCGGCAATCGAAGCCGAGAACGTGCGCGACGACGTGATTCTGCCGGGCTATGTGCCCACCGACGATCTACCCAATTGGTATCGCGCCGCGGAATTATTTGTATATCCTTCGCGTTACGAAGGGTTCGGCATGCCGCCGCTCGAGGCGATGGCGTGCGGCACGCCGGTCGTCACGACGAACGCGTCGTCTTTGCCGGAAGTCGTCGGCGATGCCGCGCTCCAAGTTTCGCCGGACGACGACGACGCGCTGGCAGATGCCATCACGCGTGCATTGACCGACCGCGCGCTGCGCGAGCAGATGCGCGCGCGGGGACTCGCGCGCGCCGCGCAATTCTCGTGGACGCGCGCCGGCAACGAGACCGCCGCGATCTATCGCGCTCTGTTGGCAGAAGGAGCGCGCGATGCGTAA